The genomic interval CTTCTGCCACCGCCGGAGCTTCGATTGAAGAAACATGCAGCCATGTACTACTCCATTCGCCCCTTACACAGCGCTCTTCATCTTCTCAAGCCCTCCTCCATATTAAACCACAGAGCTTTGATTTCTTGTAATTACACGGACCCTGAAGATGATTCCATCAAACCCAGTCTTCAAACACAGAATTCATCACACAATATTCTAAAAATACAATTCTTGATTCAATTACTACGAAATGGGTCTCCGCCAACCCCTCACATTCTCAGTAAAACCATATCCGACTGTACAAAATCAAGCCTTCTGGACTTGGGAATTCAAGTCCATTCAGCCATTGTCAAGCTGGGTTTTTCTCTCAATCCTTATATTTCAAGTGCTCTTGTTGATATGTATGGTAAATGTTGGTCTATCTCGAATGCCCACAAGGTGTTTGATGAAATGAATTGTCCAAATGTAGTCACTTGGAATTCTTTGGTTTCTGGTTATTTGCAAGCTGGCTATCCTTTGATGGCAGTAACTTTGTTTTTAGAGATGTTAAAGAAAGGGATTGAACCCACCCCTTTCAGTTTATCTGGTGTTCTTGTGGGCTGCTCTCAGTTACAAGCTGGAAAGCTTGGAAGTCAACTCCATGGTTTGAGTTTGAAGCTAAGGTTTTTGTCTAATGTTGTTGTTGGTACAGGATTAATTGATATGTACTCAAAGTGTTGCAATCTTGAGGATTCGAGGAGAGTGTTTGATATAATGTCGAACAAGAATGTGTTTACTTGGACTTCAATGATCTCGGGTTATGCTCGGAATCAGTTACCTCATGAGGCAATGGTTTTGATTAGAGAAATGCTGCATTTGGATCTTAAACCAAATGACATGACTTATAACAGCTTGCTAAGTTCATTTTCACGTCCTCATCATTTTGATCAATGCAAGCAAATTCATTGTCGGATAATAGCGGAAGGGTTCGAAAGTAATAACTATATAGCTTCTACCCTTGTTACTGCATACTCAGTATGTTGTAGTAGCTTGGAAGACTATAGGAAGGTTTGCTCAAACATTAGAATATCAGACCAGATTTCATGGAATGCAGTCATAGCTGGTTTTTCTAACTTAGGCATTAGTGAAGAAGCTTTGGAATGTTTCATTCAAATGAGGCAGGAAAATATTGACGTAGACTTTTTCACATTTACAAGCATTTTTAGGGCCATAGGGATTACTTCAGCTCTAGAAGAAGGAAAGCAAATTCATGGTCTAGTTTATAAAACTGGATATGCCCTAAATTTATTTGTCCAAAATGGTCTTGTGTCTATGTATGCTAGATGTGGTGCTATCGGTGATTCAAAGAAAGTGTTCTCGAAGATGAATGAACACGACTTAATATCATGGAATTCATTGCTTTCAGGATGTGCTTACCATGGATGTGGTGAAGAGGCTATTGACTTGTTTGAGCAAATGAGAAGGACATCAGTCAAACCAGATAATACCTCCTTCCTTGCTGTGCTCACTGCATGTAGTCATGTTGGTTTGCTGGACAAAGGACTTGAATATTTCAAGTTGATGAGAAATAGTGAATTGCTTGAACCCCCAACACTGGAGCATTATGCTACAGTGGTCGACCTTTTCGGTCGAGCAGGAAAGCTTCAAGAAGCTGAAGCTTTTATTGAAAGCATTCTTATTGAACCAGGGACATCAATTTACAAAGCTTTGCTGAGTGCTTGCCTAATCCATGGGAATAAAGATATTGCCATTCGGACTGCAAAAAAGCTTCTGGAACTATATC from Benincasa hispida cultivar B227 chromosome 10, ASM972705v1, whole genome shotgun sequence carries:
- the LOC120088940 gene encoding pentatricopeptide repeat-containing protein At1g11290, chloroplastic-like, translating into MYYSIRPLHSALHLLKPSSILNHRALISCNYTDPEDDSIKPSLQTQNSSHNILKIQFLIQLLRNGSPPTPHILSKTISDCTKSSLLDLGIQVHSAIVKLGFSLNPYISSALVDMYGKCWSISNAHKVFDEMNCPNVVTWNSLVSGYLQAGYPLMAVTLFLEMLKKGIEPTPFSLSGVLVGCSQLQAGKLGSQLHGLSLKLRFLSNVVVGTGLIDMYSKCCNLEDSRRVFDIMSNKNVFTWTSMISGYARNQLPHEAMVLIREMLHLDLKPNDMTYNSLLSSFSRPHHFDQCKQIHCRIIAEGFESNNYIASTLVTAYSVCCSSLEDYRKVCSNIRISDQISWNAVIAGFSNLGISEEALECFIQMRQENIDVDFFTFTSIFRAIGITSALEEGKQIHGLVYKTGYALNLFVQNGLVSMYARCGAIGDSKKVFSKMNEHDLISWNSLLSGCAYHGCGEEAIDLFEQMRRTSVKPDNTSFLAVLTACSHVGLLDKGLEYFKLMRNSELLEPPTLEHYATVVDLFGRAGKLQEAEAFIESILIEPGTSIYKALLSACLIHGNKDIAIRTAKKLLELYPRDPATYIMLSNVLGRDGYWDDAARIRRLMFNRGVKKDPGFSWI